TTATGTTTCATGAacttgaacttctttttacctGGAAGGGATTGGAAAGGGACAAACTTGACTAAAGATACCAGCAGGAATGGAACTCTGTGAGGAGCAGaactccaccaaggccaaacaattCCAACTTGGGAATCGGGATGTTTTTTTCACCTTGCAACCAATGGTGGAGGACTACGCTCTACTGATTGCTATTCTTGTTAATCCTAATAATTATGGAACTGTCATCAGAATATAAATAGCACTGACCTTCCAAGGCATCGACATTAAGACCAGACGACATGCTGCCACTCGGTGAGGAGTTCTTGGCAGGCAGCACCGACATGGACTGTGACATGTTCCTCTGCAGGTTGGACTTGTGAGAAAACAAAGACTTCAATttgtgtttcttcttcttctcctctttgCCTGCAGCTGACTGGCcgccatcctcctcttcctcgctgTCGGTCAGAACCTGCGTGAAGGACGGCGCCGCCGCCTGATCCGATTCTTTTTTCTTACCCCGGACTTTGTCCTTCAGCTTGCCCAGGCGAGATCGAGGTTTGCCCGCGGCAGAGAGGTCAAACATGCTGGCTGTCATGTTGTTCCTCAAAAACTGGATGTCCACAAGGACCTCGCCTCTGTCTTTGTCCACCTTGCCCGTCTTGTCCAATAACTTGAACCACCTTGACAGCAGACATTGAAAGATATAATTCATTAGTATAGACAGCAAACTATCGAATTAATActtctattcaattaaccgccAACACTCCTATaaccaaaagcaaataaccaccaggGTCTGTAAACAGCGCCgagccaaaagaaacattaacaactgtggctgatgtagtttttttgcTTCAACTCCACTATCTGCATTTTGAATGGTCAGCCATCAGCAGCTTTATCcatctctgcatgcgctttaaaatattCCCACTCAGCTGTCTGTGTGAAACGCGTGCATGTTACACTTGGATACCGTTTACAATGAAgtcatcagtggtattaatgctggctgggCAGCATTAATACCACATTAATATCACAattacagcattggttctgttgctattTTGTGCAGTATAGTTGCTCATAAATGATGTTTTCACAGACAGCGACATTGtccttttcactttctcatgcactcaataaaaaatattgtggACAACATAAAGCTTTTTACCTTCCAGGAGGTTCTTGGAAACTTGAACCTCACCACAAGGCAAATGGAAAGTGACTTCATAGGaaagttttacaaaaaataaaatacaactgaCCAGTCTTCTGGAGAGTTTAGTATGAATGCTTTGACTGCATAGTGACTGTATGACAGTCTTGAGACAATCTGTACCAAAGTTATTCccagtattttaaaaacagtatAACAGTAAGAGAAAGGGGTCTTGgaaaaaacagtaacaaaaaagtcagaatcaGCATACATAGTGCTTATCAAGCATAAATCCGGGGTCAGCAGGATTCCTGAGGAAATGAGGAAGgcaatttttgtgtgtgtgtgtgttagtgtgtgtgtgtgtccatgcgGGGGTCTCTTTGGTATTTTCATGCTGCAGGCCATCAAACTGCCGGTGCAGGAAAAAAATGCCTTGAAAACAAACAGATGCGGATCAAATGTACAAGGTTTATGTCAAAtagtatatgcatttaaaataaacactcaaaacacaaaaaataaaaaagaactcgataattttgccggctttAATATctcgtctgttttcctcgtctctcaactgcaaaacaggcaggaagagagttcagtctgtgcattggtttcagcaaattggcacgtttgttccatagtacaacagcatgaatggggtgagcccttttgtcagtcacagTCTCTGTCTCAGTgggtatatacagtaaatagatTGCAAAATATTGTCACCTATTtgtttatagttttaaaatctcgtctcgtcaaTCATCTCATCTGGAGTGTCTCGTGATAGCCCTATTAAGTATGCttagatatttatttatttataagctGCACAGTGTGGTACTTTCCAAACTTACAACTGCAAAAAACAAGCTTCATTGAATGCACcattaaaaaagaaatgcaatATTGGAAGAAAATGAGGGTCTAgagacacattttatccaagaggaaaCTACTGGCAGCAAGAAATGAGCactgcagcaaaatggagacTGTGCACTATAATACTGCTATGTCAGTgtaagctaacattagcatctgtgtttattattgtcatttctaACTATGTATACTCAAATGTAACAGTGATTAATCTGCAGGACCAACGAATGACCAGtagtggtcatttattaacaagtatattgcacaacacatgagcaacagaaccaatgttgtaatagtggtaaggagcaaactgctcagtcagcattaacACCGCTGAGGActcaaaaatatgcaacatGCAGGAGTTTCACACAAACAGCCCACATTTACAGCCACAGCtcttaatgccaatgttttttgactggcgctaattagagaccccaaTTTGAGACACCGGCAGTTATTTGCTTGAAAAAGGGCATAGCTACAGTCTGTAAACACTGAATTTGTTGGTAGTTACAAAACTACTACATACATCCCACATGGACACGTCAAAAAGAGAAGTGAACTCCTTCCGTTAAAGCGCGAAGGAAGTTACACAAATGTCAAAGTAGTCTTCACGTGAAGCCTGCCGGATGACAATGCCTTAAAGCTGACTAATCCGACTCAACATTGTCAACATATATTCTCCTTTagtgcgcacgcacgcacacacacacaaacgcacacacacacacatccttccCTGTGCACTAAAGATATGACAATGAAGACCTCTCTTATCACTTCTCACAGCTGTGTGAGTGGGAGAAGAGCAAGTCAGCAGTGATAAACGTCCATGCAGCACTAGTGGACAGAGCTTATCAGATCATCAGTGTTTGAAATGAAGGCCTGGTCGCTAGAGACAGGGTGGGGATCTATAGAACATTCTGAAAAAACACTGCTTGAGCCGATTGGTGTGGAGGCATATGATGCAAATCAGAGTACActttcaaacacacacattctgcTGCTTTTAACAATGTTAAACAGAGGCcctacaatagtgtattggatgTGCGTTGGGAGCACGCTGCTTTGTGTATccgtagctttaatgctaatgagctgtgtttgtccatgcctgACTCTGACAGAGTGTATGTCTCCAAGAAGAGCTATTATGTCCTTTACCTACTTTTTACATACAGACTGTAACTCTAAACTTGTCCATATCACATACAACGTAGCATTAAGAAATGGGACAGGAAGAAGCAAACGTTAGCAGCACTAGCATACCCATCTTAGCTACAGCGTCAACATTacaatcacattttaaacagCAACCTCATCCATGCTAGtgaagaaaaacaattagcCCCCAAGTCTGTCGCTGATTAATGGATAGTTGGCGGAGTTCTTggctttaagatgtgtagcaaagcctacttttttttttgtacactattgtcctccatgaagtggtgggcgtataaATGGGGCGGTCTCAGATAGTCCAGTGCGGGTCAGAAGTGGTATGTCGATGAGGAAGgtggtttttccttcatgagaTCATGAAAAACTGGAACTTCTAAAGTAACAGTTGAGCGCCTCAAaactggagcaaacaagtgagggaggggatggatttttctcacatttagtGCCCATAAACAGACTCTAGGGACGCATATTACCGTTAGAACTTCATTAAAAACTCTTCTGCATTGCAAGGCGTCTTCAAATGCCCAAGTTGGTGGTAAATGGGTGAGGTCCAGATAAACCCTGCATTCACACAGCTATTTTTCTGAAAATTGGACATTAGTTTTGCCCACTTTATCAAACGTGCTGATAGGAAGTTGCACATAAACATCAAGCTCACAGCAATGTGAATGGAGGTCATAAAAAATGTTAAGAGCCATTGTCCACATTATTGCACTTAATGCTAAAGTCCAGCATTGAGTTGGCTCACTTGTAGGTTCAATTTAACAACTATTAACATGTTAACACATCTACCCACAGTAACACTAAATGTTTCCTTAATGTTGCACTGTAAGACGGTGTGAGCGCTAGCAGCACCAAGGAAGGTCTGCTGTTTTTGCCAGAGAACCTGACCTTGCGGGCCATCACTGTTTATTTTTCACTGATAAAGCTGCCAGGAATGCGAGGCCACGGGCAAATTTAAACCTCGGAGGAAAGGTGCATGCACAGGACTGAGGGAaaaatttaccaaaaatgtCAGCAAACAAGAAGTGTAGCTAATTCCTGACAAATAAAAGAACATGCGAGTAAGGAGGAGAAGGGAGGCTGGTATGCTGTAGGTCACATGGTAGGAGCATAAACTACTTACAAGCAGCTTAGCATAACAAAACACTCTCCATTCTTGACTAATATACTGTGTAGCTGATCAGGCCTGTGTTGCTATTTTACCATATTAAACCAAGCCTGGGGTAATATATGCCATGTTTACTTTATATCTTTCCTCTTTACAAGCTCAAAGTACCCTAAAAAAATTTGTCAATGAACAAATACAtcctttaattatttttaatgattaggGTTGCAGTTGCAACCCTCCGGTTATTAAAAATGCTGCGCATGGACTGTGACTCACAgttttaataatttaaaaaaagcaagttTTGCTTCATAAAAACTGcagaatatatttaaaatactcAATACACTAAATTAAAAAGGGCATGTTCTTATActacacactgaaaaaaaagctGATTTTAATTCACAGTAAATTGTATTACTACTATTTTTGAAGGTAGACATAATTAGATTTATGATCAGTGATTTGAATAGTACTACACATACTGAGTACTCCAGGAACAgtcaatgtcattttaataaacAGACTTGCAGATACATCGGTGCTCCATTGGTGCTTATTTTATGCTTTTCTGAATCTCCCTTTATTctccttttacattttttggagcAAATCACAGAGTTGGTCATGAGAGTATTGATACTTCATCTGAGCCTCTTGGAGGACATCATttgatatttttcacatttttatggtTGTGTCTTTATTAATTGcacatattttgtatatgtgtTTGTATATATTTCATCTATATTTTGGAGCGTAACAATTGCGATTAGTTATTTTAACAATATTGCTGATTTTATGTAGTTCAAGCCTGGAACAGTCCataatattcattttaaaagcagCTATCCCACAGAGCTATGTTGTTAAGAGTATCAGTACTCTATCTGAGCCTTCTGGAAGACCTCatgttatattttttcacatttttatgtctCTACCTTTACTGTATTCATTTTACCTAAGTTATATTCTTGTCAACCTTTTATATGTTTAATACTGTCgctgtatttttaatatataataggATTGTGTCCTTACGTTGTCATATTTATTGacgtttaaatatttgtattaattatcGGTTTTATATTGTCcacttatttatatattttgtattacttTCACGTTTTTTAgcagtttaacttttgtctatttttctatttatgttTTCCCtgaataaattgtttttttagtaAGTCTATTGTCTTTCTGTGCTtgctaattaaaaataatatcgAATTTAAACAAATAGCATGCATAGcaatacacattttaaacatGAGGAACTTTGGGGGTTAACCTCCAGattgtatttattacatttgcTTATTAGGAAGCACTACTTATCTGTGTTACTAAGCGTAGCCTCCTGTCCTCAATACCGAAGTATATTAGCATCGTGTATTGTCCTTACTCGGTCTTGTTGCGGGTCTTGTCCTCACTGAGTTGCGGCAAGTTGATGACGGCCTGGCCCAGCAGCTTGTCCGGACCCACCAGAGCCCTGTGAAGGACGTGGACATGCAGCGTGGCTCTCTCCCCTCCCGCGCCGTGCTGCGACAGCTCGAAGGCGGCTTCCTCCTTCCAGACCGGCGCCACGCTCTTCTCTACCACGGAGGTCTGGTACTTATCCTTGCCCACTTGCATGAGCGCGTAGGCATCGTTGGTGCCGCCTTTGCCCTTCGCCCTCAAACCGCGGGCTTGAAGGACCGTCACCTGGACGCTGGTGGGACACCATGGCTGATCCAGGAAGGACATTCTGGCGGCTCAAGCCACGAGACTTTggctgaatggatggatggacagcagCGAGGAAGACAAGTCCTACTGCTGTAAAGTGGACTGGAGGGGGATAGCGTAGAGGGCGTGGTTAGGAAGCAGGAGGGGGTTGGGTTTAACAAAGCTACGCCCCCAGAATTAACAGGTTACCCCAATTGGAATGAGCTACACCTGACCCTCACTAGCACCTCATcacatacatagatagatagatagatagatagatagatagatagatagatagatagatagatagatagatagatagatagatagatagatagatagatagatagatagatagaaggAACAGACAATTGAATACCTAGGCAGGTGATACCGACAGCAGTTAACTATAACAAATAGCAACATAGATAAATTAGCAAGTTAGATTATAGAACGCAGAATAGATGTAAGCACATCCTGATAGCTTGCTAGCTAAGGAGGATATAGAGGTAGTTTTCTAGATAGATGAAAGAGTGACAAAGCAATAAATAGCTAGCATAGATGTATGAACTAACAACAGACAGGTAGTTTACTAGCTAGCTTGCATATCCAGCAGAACGGCAGCTAGATGACTTTCTTGCTAACTAGCATGGATAGACATGTAGGGAGATAAAAGAATGGACGGCTCAAAAGCTTGCTAACTAACTAGCATAGGTAGAACTATAGTTGAAAAGAATGACCGCTAAAtagataaatgaatacaatagtCACAAGAACTGTTAGAAGAACAATTAAAATTAGTTTGGCCTCACTTCATAATTAACATTGaagatagaaaataaaatatcctACCCAAATAATAGTCAATGgcattgtttgtttacattttagAACTAGCATAGCtagttagatactgtatataaagatAAAGACCAGAAGGGTAGATTGCTACAAGATAGATAAAGAGAGCTATGTGGAGCTTCAAAGTGCTtaaggaagaaatgggagtgagacaaaacaatcattcaactgaaataggctgttcatcagcagaTCAAAGACCATAGcgcaaaaaaaaactgaaacccccataatagaaaaaaatggtCCAAAAAAAACTCAGTCATGAggagctgcgccattcttgtaaATCTCAAAAATATGTTTGGGCATGCTTAATGTGAATGTCTCCAGGAGGCGAGTGGGAATGTTgccccaggtggtgaagatggcttcacagagggcatccactgtcttgAACTGATGTCcacttttgtaaacttcccttgccatccatccccaaatgttctcagttggatttataacaagggaacacgcaggatggttgAAAAGAgtgaataacatcactcttttggacctcTGAGCATTGTGATCTGCGGCTTTGTCCTGTTAAAAAAGCCGGTCATTaacacacagacgagggccttcagtcgtgAGGGATTccctctgcaacatctccacattgccacgtgccgtttgacgcccctgcacaatcggaagctccattgttccgttGAAGAAAAAGCACccaagatcatgatggcgccccatCTAcagtgctgtgtggaaaacagatgccgtctgatggttattggtaTGCTGGGGGTCATCCCATGtcttttgggtctaccactttgaCTTTTTTGCTCCATAACCATCAGGATcttttcagtttcaagtttcaaatgactgtcttgcaTGCCAAAACCAATTTCTGAGGTAATTAACAAGAATGTCGCAACTACTCATTGAGTCCTTGAtaatttcagggttttttttttaaagcttggtcttgaacttttgatcagctgatgaacagcctatttcgctttaatggttgtttgcaataaattgttgcCTCAAAAATTCTTTTGTCaatttagaacctccttaagatccatccatccgttttctatgccgcttatcttaattagggtcgcgggggtatgcgggagcctatcccagctgacttcgggcgtgaggtggggtacaccctggactggtcgccagccaatcgcagggcacatatagaaaaacaaccattcaccctcacattcatacctatggacaatttggagtcgccaatgaacctaacatgcatgtttttggaatgtgggaggaaaccggagtacccggagaaaacccacgcacatgcaaactccacacagagatgcccaagtggagattcaaacccaggtcttcccgatctcctgactgtgtggccaacatgctaaccactcagccaccctccttaagatccaacagtgcaaaatgtaaattcttgcaatttttcaactggttgtAAAATTTTGATgaggttaagaaaaaaaacatggaaaggGAAACAAAAGTGTTTGGTAGCCTTCTGCCTAGACGGGTATATTGCTGCACTTTAATgctctgacaaaaaaaagtaccaAAATAATCGCGttttaatgaaacaaaaagAGACATTGTGTTGTCTTGCACTCAGTCACCTGTCTGCTTCCTGGTGGCAGCTTCTCAGACGTTTATATATAGAAGTCCTGAGCCAGTTAGTGGTGTGATGTAACCGTGTGTTTACTGTACTGTGCTGGCCTTTAACACAACAGCAACGGGAGCatgtagagttttttttttaaacataacttTAATATTAATTTGTATAATTCTCCTTTTCTTCATGTCTTTCCTTCTCCTCACCAGCAAGGACTTTGCTGTaaagttgttgttgttcttctctGAAAGTGTCCTTCACTTTGGCTCGTTTAAGACCCCCGTccctggaaaaaacaaaacagtgtcGAATGCTACCACGCAGTACGGTACTACACTAATAGGAATCGTAAGCGCTCACCCACCAAATGAGATCTTCTAATCCTCCTTGTGCAGCGATGGCGGCTTTCACTCTATTGGCGAACTGCACTGCATCTTCCTCTTCcttcacaataataacaatcatcACTGACGGTGCATTCACTGTTGTCacgtttggtttggttaaaagGAATACTGGTGCTCTTGCTAGTACAAGCTCTGCTAGTACAGTTCAtgtggtcaagtgtgaacatgATCCTCCCAGCTGTAGTGTGCACCGAAGTGGACTGAGACCACTTGAAAGATGGGTCTCGGTCCGCTTGTGAGTGAACTGTGATGCGGTTTGATTCACTACATGAACCAAAGACAATGACCAGTGtaaaaatggcaacaaaaagaatgcagaaatgacaaatatgtaagagaaaataccgtattttccagactataagctgCAATTTGTTCATGGTTTGGcgggtcctgcgacttatactccggagcgacttatatatatgttatatatatgtttttttcacactctaggcttgtgtgccattATCTGcaactcctatcactcctgtaccactgaacatttacaaagtaaacatcaacttataaaaaCAACTGAGAAAGGTGGAACACAAATGCCCACCAAAAGAAAATCGtaaatgaaaatagaaaaaaaaaaagcattttgctAAATATGTTATaggttttaatttgattttataaataatcacgcattttttcttagttttttgctcCGTGGTACTTTGAGATTGCTAAAATGTAAAGttcaatacaaatacattttgttattATAATATAAGAATCTattattcaacccagcagacggcATTttagtttggaatatttgagttaggTCACAAAAGCTAACCAATCAAATCCTTAGGACCAGACTACCAAACCACAAGTTTGAACGCAGCCTAAAATACTTTTTGCATGCATGTATCTTTAGATAAACACAATACCTGTCTGTTCATAGGCGGCAGGTACCACACACTGCACACAATGGCCCAGCTGCTCATCATCCTCAGCAGATAGCTGACCAAACCAAACTTACTGCTGTTCCAGAAGGCGTCCCCAAAGCGAGGATCATACTGCGGAATGCATGCATTGGTGTTACTTGGTGTGATGTTAAGCACGGGCTGGGTGCAAAAAGAACCAGAAAATAAACCGGCCTTGATAGCCACCGGATAGACAGTACAGCCTATTTCAAAGCTGCCCTTTTTGAACATCATCACGGATGTGTTGTTGATGCATGTTCCTGTAGATGAAGGACATATAAGATCTTGGATAAATGTACATAGGGCCTACTGTAAGATGTATAATCTATCATACACACCCTCGGGGAAGATAAGGATGGGCTGTTTGGTTTTGTCAGCAACATGCTCTCCCAGCCTGGAACAGTCCATGTACACTTCATTAGCAGATACTGTGGATCCCAGCACATTCAGCATTCATGACGCCGCAaattctgtgatttttttttgtcaaaatgtatatttttacccCCCCAGAAaatgagctgtttttttctgcagaaaatatattatattaatatattgttaataatatatatatatatatatatatatatatatatatatacacacacacacacacacacatacacaaaccaCACACAAATCTTACCTAAAGCAACtttgaaaagacaaaataattacaaaataagccCATTAAAAAAGTGACAGCAAGAGTGCTGATGTTGTAGTTGCACCTTTTGGCCACTAGATGTCTGTCTTTCATTTGCGCTCTGTCAAACCAGATGTGTGGCGAGGATCTAACCATGGCTTTCTGGATCATTCCCATCAGTCCACCATGTAGCTGTCCAACCTGAGGCAAGTTTACACGACGTTCAAACGAGCGTACACGTGCCTACGAATTCACATAGACAGAGAATGTTGTTGTACCAGGGAGTAGCATCCATCATTGGCCAAGATGATGACATCAATGGGTGTTGTATGATTGGCTACACAAATACTGCCACCCCTTGGTTTGTTCTCTCTgcaatgaaacacacacacattatacacGCATAGTATTGTGGTGATAGCgctacatatacacacacattgtaCTGTTGTACAGTGATAttattactgtacatacacacattataGTATTGTCATAGTAGATGTTTTTGTTCTATGTGTGAGATGGTTACCTGTTATGATAGGTGACAATGGCTGTAATGGATCTAGCACAGAAGTGGTAACACATCGCATGGACCTTCTCAGTCAGGTAGACCCTCAacctgaacacacacagaaagagtGGCAGCATCTCAAAGTAACCAAAtagtaatacttacagtaattTTAAATGGTTTATTCTCCATTCCTATGTAAACCCTTCATACAacagtattagggccacattgaaaaaaaaaaatctgcaatttcgagaataaagtcataaatgtacaagaataaagtcgtgaatttaagagataaaaaaagttataaatttatgagggaaaaaagctgtaatattacgagaataaagtcgtaaattttttactttattacaactttattctcgtaaatttatacctttattatcgtaatattacaacattttgtcttgaaaaaatatgactttagcTCATGCCTCTTTGCCGTGAAAACaggactttttcttgaaaatatataactttttaaaacttttatttaaaaaaaaaaactttaaaaataattttttttccttaaagattttctttcaaaatacacaactttttccctcaaataatattacataattCTGTATTAttgaaaaaagctttttttccgacaatatatatttttcccaaaaacattagactttattctttttttaaataattttttttcttgaaaatactAGAAAATACATCTCATCTGAAAAACtaatatttattctcataagattatTGTAGTATAAGGActtagttttctttttaatgtgtCCTATAGAGGTTTACTAtaaaaagtacagtacagtatcataGAGAGAATGTGAAACAGCGCCCTCTAGGGGTTACGTACTCTCTGTTTGGTAAACAGGCCACCATGGCGGTGAACAGAAAGAGCAGATTAATGCCAGCCACTGCGAGAGTCAACCTGcagagaagaagacaaacaGCTTTTAAATCAAACTCCTAAATTTGATCTTTGGACATTTTTCTTCCTAACCTCAGAGGCAGCAGGATACCGTAGCGGACGAAGATGCCGACACCCCAAAGGACGCTGAGTCTCATGCTGAAGTTGTGGAAGTTGTAGCTGCTCCTGGTCAACAGGTTCCAGGTGTCCAGCTCCTGGGCCGAGAAGCGCTTGGTGACGTCGTCATCCACGATGCTCTCCACGCCTCGGCGACAGAAGGAGAGGACGTCGGCCATCTTGAACTCGGGTGAGCCGGCGGAGGCCCTCGGTTGCTGGATGTCCTGCTGGAAAGACGACTCTTTGGCAATGATACCAACTGTGAAGGACGGAAAGGAAACATTAGTGTTAGCAATGAGGCATTAATGCGATATTGGAATGATAGAAGCTTACCATTGCTGTATGCTTTGTCGAAGAGATGCGTTTCCTTGGCGCCCCTCTCCATTGAAATGAGAAGAAATCATTCTGAATTTCTTCAAGAAAAATCTGACttctttctcaaaaatatacaactttatttgtaaaaaatgtatgactttatatatatatatatttacatatatatttattattttgtgctatgttgtgccttttcgtcctagCGCCGTTCCAcagtactgtagcgtttttgtatctttggtaaaacatattgctgcagttcTCCTCCTGTTTTAGCCCTCCTCCttcgaactgaagattcatttacaagctcgcaagctagcgatgacacaggagacacagcaGGGCAAAGGAGATGAAttgatgcagaaaacaatgggcggtgcagacaagggaagagagagagagacactcaacttcccacaatgcaattcttcttaaagggccaggctcggcctgtaacagcgcaAAACAGCGAATCTGCGGAAAGGGAACATTGTATTCCATAAACAAATTGTGAATTCCACCGGTATAGAGTCATTGTTTTGCAAGAAAAGCTTCTGGatttcacaaataaaaggaaaatgtccaaatgttATTAAAATAAAGCTGCCATTTGTGAGAATAGCCGTAACattgcagaaaaaaagttaaaatgtaacAAGCACAATGTAATAACACAagaaaaatgtcagaatttgACAAAGATGAAGTTCTATAAAGTtctataatatactatatactacaaACTTTAACGTCTATATCACATTgtgacaaaaaagttgcaacttaGTTCCTAAATTAGGAGACAAATGACAATTTGACTGCACTGAGACTGCTCTTGTTGTCTATATCACATCTTCAAAAGACAGATGCTGTCTCAACCTCCCGGGA
This Dunckerocampus dactyliophorus isolate RoL2022-P2 chromosome 17, RoL_Ddac_1.1, whole genome shotgun sequence DNA region includes the following protein-coding sequences:
- the LOC129170092 gene encoding glycerol-3-phosphate acyltransferase 4-like isoform X1 is translated as MVYCTCMIGKLLCGSPGSSLVTMGLILLLSIVIIAFGASFGIRRCYVMTLQWMFERGAKETHLFDKAYSNVGIIAKESSFQQDIQQPRASAGSPEFKMADVLSFCRRGVESIVDDDVTKRFSAQELDTWNLLTRSSYNFHNFSMRLSVLWGVGIFVRYGILLPLRLTLAVAGINLLFLFTAMVACLPNRELRVYLTEKVHAMCYHFCARSITAIVTYHNRENKPRGGSICVANHTTPIDVIILANDGCYSLVGQLHGGLMGMIQKAMVRSSPHIWFDRAQMKDRHLVAKRLGEHVADKTKQPILIFPEGTCINNTSVMMFKKGSFEIGCTVYPVAIKAGLFSGSFCTQPVLNITPSNTNACIPQYDPRFGDAFWNSSKFGLVSYLLRMMSSWAIVCSVWYLPPMNRQEEEDAVQFANRVKAAIAAQGGLEDLIWDGGLKRAKVKDTFREEQQQLYSKVLAGEEKERHEEKENYTN
- the LOC129170092 gene encoding glycerol-3-phosphate acyltransferase 4-like isoform X2, encoding MVYCTCMIGKLLCGSPGSSLVTMGLILLLSIVIIAFGASFGIRRCYVMTLQWMFEQDIQQPRASAGSPEFKMADVLSFCRRGVESIVDDDVTKRFSAQELDTWNLLTRSSYNFHNFSMRLSVLWGVGIFVRYGILLPLRLTLAVAGINLLFLFTAMVACLPNRELRVYLTEKVHAMCYHFCARSITAIVTYHNRENKPRGGSICVANHTTPIDVIILANDGCYSLVGQLHGGLMGMIQKAMVRSSPHIWFDRAQMKDRHLVAKRLGEHVADKTKQPILIFPEGTCINNTSVMMFKKGSFEIGCTVYPVAIKAGLFSGSFCTQPVLNITPSNTNACIPQYDPRFGDAFWNSSKFGLVSYLLRMMSSWAIVCSVWYLPPMNRQEEEDAVQFANRVKAAIAAQGGLEDLIWDGGLKRAKVKDTFREEQQQLYSKVLAGEEKERHEEKENYTN
- the LOC129170092 gene encoding glycerol-3-phosphate acyltransferase 4-like isoform X3; this translates as MVYCTCMIGKLLCGSPGSSLVTMGLILLLSIVIIAFGASFGIRRCYVMTLQWMFEDIQQPRASAGSPEFKMADVLSFCRRGVESIVDDDVTKRFSAQELDTWNLLTRSSYNFHNFSMRLSVLWGVGIFVRYGILLPLRLTLAVAGINLLFLFTAMVACLPNRELRVYLTEKVHAMCYHFCARSITAIVTYHNRENKPRGGSICVANHTTPIDVIILANDGCYSLVGQLHGGLMGMIQKAMVRSSPHIWFDRAQMKDRHLVAKRLGEHVADKTKQPILIFPEGTCINNTSVMMFKKGSFEIGCTVYPVAIKAGLFSGSFCTQPVLNITPSNTNACIPQYDPRFGDAFWNSSKFGLVSYLLRMMSSWAIVCSVWYLPPMNRQEEEDAVQFANRVKAAIAAQGGLEDLIWDGGLKRAKVKDTFREEQQQLYSKVLAGEEKERHEEKENYTN
- the LOC129170092 gene encoding glycerol-3-phosphate acyltransferase 4-like isoform X4, whose translation is MVYCTCMIGKLLCGSPGSSLVTMGLILLLSIVIIAFGASFGIRRCYVMTLQWMFERGAKETHLFDKAYSNVGIIAKESSFQQDIQQPRASAGSPEFKMADVLSFCRRGVESIVDDDVTKRFSAQELDTWNLLTRSSYNFHNFSMRLSVLWGVGIFVRYGILLPLRLTLAVAGINLLFLFTAMVACLPNRELRVYLTEKVHAMCYHFCARSITAIVTYHNRENKPRGGSICVANHTTPIDVIILANDGCYSLVGQLHGGLMGMIQKAMVRSSPHIWFDRAQMKDRHLVAKRLGEHVADKTKQPILIFPEGTCINNTSVMMFKKGSFEIGCTVYPVAIKAGLFSGSFCTQPVLNITPSNTNACIPQYDPRFGDAFWNSSKFGLVSYLLRMMSSWAIVCSVWYLPPMNRQEEEDAVQFANRVKAAIAAQGGLEDLIWWGRGS